From a region of the Mustelus asterias unplaced genomic scaffold, sMusAst1.hap1.1 HAP1_SCAFFOLD_751, whole genome shotgun sequence genome:
- the LOC144487346 gene encoding uncharacterized protein LOC144487346 codes for MEGKNSIYSGEKLYTCCVCERGFSRSSGLAKHIRSHSKEKPWKCGDCGKAFNYPSELATHRRSHTGERPFICLECGLGFTQSYSLLLHQRVHTGERPFTCSECGKGFIQSTHLLKHQQIHTDERPFKCRKCGKCFKSSREQVSHQRVHTDERPFQCPGCGKCFKSSGELVSHQHVHTNEKPFRCSYCGTGFRRSSQLTVHQRVHTGERPFTCSKCGKGFIHSGNLLRHQRVHK; via the coding sequence ATGGAAGGAAAAAACTCTATTtacagtggggagaaactgtacacgtgttgtgtgtgtgaacgAGGTTTCAGTCGATCATCTGGCCTGGCGAAACACATTCGCAGTCACAgcaaggagaaaccatggaaatgtggggactgtgggaaggcgtTTAATTACCCGTCTGAACTGGCAacgcatcgacgcagtcacactggggaaagaccgtTCATCTGCCTCGAGTGTGGGCTAGGCTTCACTCAGTCATACAGCCTGCTCctgcaccagcgggttcacaccggggagaggcctttcacctgttccgagtgtgggaaaggattcattcagtcaacccacctgctgaaacaccagcagattcacactgatgagagaccttttaaatgcagaAAATGTGGGAAGTGCTTTAAGAGTTCTCGGGAACAAGTGTCGCATCAAAGAGTTCACACGGATGAGAGACCTTTTCAATGCCCAGGCTGTGGGAAAtgctttaaaagttctggggaactggtgtcccaccaacaTGTTCACACTAACGAGAAGCCATTCAGGTGCTcttactgtgggactgggttcagacgatcatctcaactcactgtacaccagcgagttcacactggggagagaccattcacctgctccaagtgtgggaagggattcattcactcaggcaacctgctgagacaccagcgagttcacaagtaa